Below is a window of Mycobacterium dioxanotrophicus DNA.
GCCGCAGGACGGTTGGCCGGTGATCTCCCTCGCCCACGGAACGACGGGAATCGACAACGCATGCGGTCCGTCGACCCATTCCGACCTGATGGGCTATCTCGCGGAGGTCCGCGCATATCTGGCCGACGGATATGCCGTCGCTATGACCGACTATGAGGGACTCGGTTCACCGGGCACCCATCCCTACCTCGAACCGAAGTCCGCGGCGTTCAACGTCATCGACGCGGTGCGCGCACTGCACGAGCTCACCTCGACCGTGTCGCGACGTTGGGTTGCTGCCGGGACGTCACAAGGTGGTCAGGCGGTGTGGGCCGCCGATGAACTGAACGCCTTCTACGGCGACGGCGTCGACCTCATCGGCAGTGTCGCGATGTCCCCTGCTGCGAATGTGACGGGTCTTGCCGACCTGGCCTGGTCGGGACAGCTGACCAACGACCAGGAGATGTACTTTCCGTTACTGATCGAGGGTGTGCAACGGTACAACGCCGAGTTGGACGAAAGCCGATATGTGCACGGGCGGATCGCCGCCGGAATGGGCATTCTGGCCCAGTGTCAGTCACCGGTCGGAGATTTGCTCAGTAGGGTCTACGCAGAAGAGGAACTCAAGCCGGACAGACGCCGCGACGTCGATGCCCTGCGCCGGGCACTGCAGCGAATCGCGCTGCCGCAGCAGCCCCTCACCGTGCCCATGCTTGTGGTTTCCGGGGACAACGACCAGACCGTTCGTCCGCAGTGGGTGTCCTCGGCGGTGCAACAAAGCTGCCGGATCGGCGGCCGGATCGAGCACATGCAGATCCCCGGTGCCGGCCACGCGGAGCTGCCACCCGACGCGGACAAGACCGTACGGCAATGGATAGCCGACCGTTTCGACGACGTGGCCGCGCCCTCCAACTGCGCGACACAACCCTGATCGCACAGTCGAGGGCCGCACGTCATGCGGGATCGAACCTGAACCAGTCCACCAGCATCGTCGCCGGCCAAGGAGTGGTCGCATCCGGTTGTCCGGAGGAATTGTCGCCGACAGAGATGTTCAAGATCGCGTACATCGGCTGATCGTCAAACACCCACTGCTGGTTACTGGTCAGCATCGCCTTCGTGTAGGTACCCAAGGTGGTGTTGTCGATACCGATGACCACCTGGCCTGCCGATCGCCGAACCCAGTAGGTGTGGAAGTCCGTGCTGAGGTCGGCGATCGGACCCTGGGTGCCGATCATGTAGTCGGCGGAAGCGCCGGCCGGACGCTGCACCCACGGCCCGTGCAAGGTTGTGTAGTAATAGGTTGCGAGTTTGGGCAGCTCCATGAGATCGATTTCGCCGCACTGGGGCCAGCCGACGGTGTCTACGTTCGACCCGAGCAGCCAGAACGCCGGCGAGATGCCTTTCCCCGACGGCATTTTGATGCGGGCCGACATCGTGCCGTACACCATGTTCACCTTGCCCCGCGTGACCAGACGACCCGAGGTGTATCCCGTCGACGTCTTCAACGCTTGAATGATCAAGTTTCCGTTGCCGTCGAGGCGGATGTTCTGAGTGGAGTTGGTGTAGTTCTGAAGTTGGCCGTTGCTGTTCCACTGCCCGGTGTCGTAATCCCAATATTGGCTGCTGGGTTGGGTTCCGGCGGCGCCGACGAAGTCGTCGAGCACCGCGCCTGCACCGGATGTACCGCCTGTCTGCACGGTCACTCGGTCGAGCCCGAGCGCCCGGGAACAGTTTCCTTTGCGATACGGGTTGGTGAAAGCCACACTCAGCGTGTGCGTGCCGGCCTGAAGGGCCACAGTCATGCTGTAGTCCGCCCATGAAGTTGTCGAGACAGCAGTTGGAGACGTTGCCTTTCCGTCGATGGCCACCGTCATCGTTGGCGCGCCCTTACACAGCTGTCCCTTCGCCCGTATCGACAAGGCGGTCGCCGGGGCTGACAGCGAAATGTTGGTTGTCGCCTGGGCCGTTGTCCACAGTCCGAGTGCCGCACCGCCGGAAGCGGTCTTGTCGGCGTACACACTGCCGGCCCCTGCCGGAGTCACGACCATGGATTCGGCTTCGAGTGACGTGACCGCAGCCCCCGCCGGGGCAACAGGTGCTGCAACTGCGGCAACCACCAGACTCACGAGAACTAGGCGCGGATATCTCACAAGTACGCTCCATCGACGACAGCAAAGACACCCAGGCACATGCAGTCCGGCGATTCCCGCGCCAGCGGAACAAGTATCCCTGCGATCGCTAACAGCACACCATTCACTTCGGTAACAGCTTGGCCGCAGTTCGAGAACACCGCCTGCCCGCGCAATGTCTCGGCGCCCGAAGTCCGACTACGTCAGCAACAATTCGGCTCTCCGGCGCCGGGCGACCTTCAGTCGCCTCAGCCCCTATTGTTTGTTCGTGCACACTCGACCGAGACTGGCAATCGCACAGGCGGTAGCGGTGTTGATGTTGGCCGCGTGCACCAACGCCTCGGGCGGCGATGCCACACCTCGACCGGCATCGCCGCCACCACCCTCACCATCCGACGTGTTCGACGGATTCGACGGCCCGGCCGGGTCTCGGCCCAACACCAAGTTCTGGAGCTACGACCTCGGCAATCTGAGCCCAGACAACCATGAGCTCCAGACCTACACCGATGCCACCGCCAACATTCGCCACGACGGCAACGGACACTTGATCGTCCAAGCGTTGAAGACCCCCACCGGTTACACCTCAGGGCGCCTGATCACCCAAGGCAAGATCCCGATCCTGTACGGAACTGTCTCCGCACGAATCAAGTTCCCGTCCGGCCAGGGAATCTGGCCGGCGTTCTGGCTGCTCGGTTCAGACATCGACACGGTCGGCTGGCCACAGTGCGGCGAGATCGACGTCATGGAACTCGTGAACACGGGCACCACCTACAACGTGACATTGCATGGGCCGCAAGGAAAATCGGACTACTCGACCAACGGCCTGAGTAAGACCGGGCTGATCACCGACCTCAGCAAGGATTTTCACGTCTACTGGGTGACGCGACAGCCTGACAGCATCACCATCGGAGTCGACGGAACCGCGTTGGCAGACTTCACTCCCTCATCGCTGCCCGAGGGAGCGACCTGGGTGTTCAACAAGCCGATGTATGCCGTGCTGAACGTGGCTGTGGGCGGGGACTGGCCGGGACCACCCGACCAGTCGACCCACTTCCCGGCGACCATGCTGATCGACTGGTTCCGGTACACCCGCTGAAGTACCGATCAGTCACCTCGAATCACTTTGCTGGTCCGGCACGTTCGCGCGATATACTCCTTCCCGATGTCCGGCTACCGAGTTGTCCGTCCACGCCGCAAGAGGCTCGCGTAATGAAGCGACCTGATGATGATTCGGCTGGAAATACCATTCCCATACTCATGTACCACTCCGTCAGCGACACTGCAGCCGCGTCCATCCGCGGACTGTCCGTTCGCCCCAAAGCGTTTGCCGAGCAGGTGGCGTACCTCGCCAACAACGGGTTCACCGGTCTGACGTTCGGTGAGCTGTGTCGGCTTCGACGATCCGGAGAGCCGCTTCCGCAGCGCCCTGTCGTCCTGACGTTCGATGACGGGTACGCCGACCTGGTCGAGGAAGCCTTGCCGGTGCTGACAAGCCATGGGTTCCCCGCGACTGTGTTCATCACGACCGGATGGTTGGACGATGCCGGTCAGCGGGCCGCCGGCACGCCGCCGGACCGCATGTTGACGTGGCGTCAGCTGGCAGTCCTGGAGCAGGCCGGCGTCGAGATCGGCGCGCACAGCCACAGCCATCCGCAATTGGACCAGATACCCGTGAAGCAGCTGCGGGCCGAACTCGCCGATCCCAAGAGCCTTTTGGAAGACCGTCTCGGTCACACCGTCGCGACACTGGCTTATCCGTACGGGTATTCCAGCCGGCGGGTCCGCGAGATGTCGCTCGAACTCGGTTACCGCAACGGCGCTGGTGTGGCCAACGGAATCGCCTCACCGGGCAGTGACCCCTTCCGGGTTCCGCGGCTCACCGTTCGCCTGTCCACGCCGATCAACAGATTCGCCGAGACGGTCAATCAGCAACGAATCGGCGTGAACTACGCACCCACTCGCGCACTCACGGCGGGTTACGCCGTGGTGCGCCGGAGCCGGTCGGCGCTGCGCGCCATGCGGGACAGCACACACCGCAGCTAGCCGCTCAACCGAAATCTCTGGTACCGGACAAGATCCGCCACTACGCCCGGCCCTACCCGGCGTGCGAAGCTTTCCGTCGCTGCTGCCGGACACTGCGGATGTAGGCCGGGACGCCTGCGCGCATGCCTTGCAGTTCCGCCCGTAACAGGTGCGGAGGAAATGTCGTCATCGTCGCGGTGCGCACGGTGTCGTTACCGCGCAGGGTACGAATCGCGTTCGGAACCAATCGAATCAGCGAAAGCAGCAGCATCGGACGGTGCACGATGAGGGCGGCGTAGTACCCGACGAGACCGGTTCCGTACCCATGCAGCTGGCTCTGAAGCTCAGAGAGGGTTTCCCGGTGGTAGTGCCAGGTGATCGAGGTCGGCTGATACACCATGGTGTGTCGGGCAAGCAGCAACCGCGTGAAGGCGTAGGTGTCCTCCGAGCCCTTGGCCGGGGTACCGGCACCGAGGGCAACGTGAAAGCCGCCGATATCGGCCAGTACCTCACGGCGGAATGCCATGTTGGCGCCCGCACCGAACGGCGGAAGCGGGTAGAGCGGGCTCTGCGGATATCCGGGGTCGAACACTTCGCGCGTGAATCCACGCCCCTTGCTGTGCCCACCGAATTGTTCGAACCAGTGTTGAGGTTCGGTCCTCAATTCGGCGGGAAGCACTGCACCCGAGACACATCCGACTGCCGGTCGAGCCGCGAACCCGCGCACCAATTCGGCGAGCCAGTGCCGGTCGGGCACCTCGTCGTCGTCGATGAACGCGATGATGTCAGCCTGTGCCGCACGCCATCCGGTGTTGCGGGCCCATGAGAGCCCCGCTCGGGGCTCTCGGAGATACCGCACCGGTACCGACACGTCCAGTGCCGCCAGGGCGGCGGGCACGGCATTCGGGTCAGCCGGTGCGTTGTCCACTACGACGATCTCGAAGTTCGGGTATTCCTGATCGGCCACGCGCCCAACACATTCCGCAAGACCGCTGGCACGGTCACGGGTGCAGATGACAACCGAAACCTGCGGCGCGTCGGCGAGCAGTTGTCGACGCTCGAGGGTGAAGGCCAGTTCGGCCGGGTCGCATGCGACGCCCTTCCCGGACAGCGTGTCGGTGGCGGGCAAACCACTGTCGGCCTGCCGGGCGTTGATGTCGCGGCCCAACGACTGCCAGACCGCGTCCACCAACGCGCGTTCACCGAGCACCGCATCGGCGGCATCAAGATCGACGATGCCCAGCGGCTCCGTCCCCAACCGCACGAGCAGACTGATCGGACCAGGCGTCTCATCGGTGAAAAGGTCCGGAAGCGGTCCGCTGACCTCCCATTCGGCAACGCGAATCGGGCGGAAGGGCTCGGCCGGGTCTCCGGCCGGCCGTGCATTCGTCTGCGGAGTCGCAGTCCGGGTGCCGATCACCATCTCGGTGACCATTCCAGCTGCTGTCACCAGCAGCCCTG
It encodes the following:
- a CDS encoding alpha/beta hydrolase family protein; this encodes MAAVRPRARVPVDFVLVVLLVLATVASGCSADGGDASAAPPIKTPLPDVAAEAWSARGHVLERAPFNPPLNDPVIGDAWRAVYTSVSGVDGRTREISGTFFIPPGDPPQDGWPVISLAHGTTGIDNACGPSTHSDLMGYLAEVRAYLADGYAVAMTDYEGLGSPGTHPYLEPKSAAFNVIDAVRALHELTSTVSRRWVAAGTSQGGQAVWAADELNAFYGDGVDLIGSVAMSPAANVTGLADLAWSGQLTNDQEMYFPLLIEGVQRYNAELDESRYVHGRIAAGMGILAQCQSPVGDLLSRVYAEEELKPDRRRDVDALRRALQRIALPQQPLTVPMLVVSGDNDQTVRPQWVSSAVQQSCRIGGRIEHMQIPGAGHAELPPDADKTVRQWIADRFDDVAAPSNCATQP
- a CDS encoding carbohydrate-binding domain-containing protein: MYADKTASGGAALGLWTTAQATTNISLSAPATALSIRAKGQLCKGAPTMTVAIDGKATSPTAVSTTSWADYSMTVALQAGTHTLSVAFTNPYRKGNCSRALGLDRVTVQTGGTSGAGAVLDDFVGAAGTQPSSQYWDYDTGQWNSNGQLQNYTNSTQNIRLDGNGNLIIQALKTSTGYTSGRLVTRGKVNMVYGTMSARIKMPSGKGISPAFWLLGSNVDTVGWPQCGEIDLMELPKLATYYYTTLHGPWVQRPAGASADYMIGTQGPIADLSTDFHTYWVRRSAGQVVIGIDNTTLGTYTKAMLTSNQQWVFDDQPMYAILNISVGDNSSGQPDATTPWPATMLVDWFRFDPA
- a CDS encoding glycoside hydrolase family 16 protein, coding for MHTRPRLAIAQAVAVLMLAACTNASGGDATPRPASPPPPSPSDVFDGFDGPAGSRPNTKFWSYDLGNLSPDNHELQTYTDATANIRHDGNGHLIVQALKTPTGYTSGRLITQGKIPILYGTVSARIKFPSGQGIWPAFWLLGSDIDTVGWPQCGEIDVMELVNTGTTYNVTLHGPQGKSDYSTNGLSKTGLITDLSKDFHVYWVTRQPDSITIGVDGTALADFTPSSLPEGATWVFNKPMYAVLNVAVGGDWPGPPDQSTHFPATMLIDWFRYTR
- a CDS encoding polysaccharide deacetylase family protein translates to MYHSVSDTAAASIRGLSVRPKAFAEQVAYLANNGFTGLTFGELCRLRRSGEPLPQRPVVLTFDDGYADLVEEALPVLTSHGFPATVFITTGWLDDAGQRAAGTPPDRMLTWRQLAVLEQAGVEIGAHSHSHPQLDQIPVKQLRAELADPKSLLEDRLGHTVATLAYPYGYSSRRVREMSLELGYRNGAGVANGIASPGSDPFRVPRLTVRLSTPINRFAETVNQQRIGVNYAPTRALTAGYAVVRRSRSALRAMRDSTHRS
- a CDS encoding glycosyltransferase, whose product is MLENTGPQGASGARNTGVMASRGEIAVFLDDDAVATPDWLRSLCRHFDDEDVVGVGGGLTPAWPDERPRWFPREFYWVVGASYTGMPEDAAPMRNVWTGNMAIRRTVFDAVDGFRPGFGKTGRVSRPEDTDLCLRVRRAVPSGHWMYEPAALVAHKVPAERSTPSFFLTRCWNEGRGKAALSRLVGIDDSTAAERRYASRVLPRGCLRELYLALRHLDVTHLQRCAAIVAGLLVTAAGMVTEMVIGTRTATPQTNARPAGDPAEPFRPIRVAEWEVSGPLPDLFTDETPGPISLLVRLGTEPLGIVDLDAADAVLGERALVDAVWQSLGRDINARQADSGLPATDTLSGKGVACDPAELAFTLERRQLLADAPQVSVVICTRDRASGLAECVGRVADQEYPNFEIVVVDNAPADPNAVPAALAALDVSVPVRYLREPRAGLSWARNTGWRAAQADIIAFIDDDEVPDRHWLAELVRGFAARPAVGCVSGAVLPAELRTEPQHWFEQFGGHSKGRGFTREVFDPGYPQSPLYPLPPFGAGANMAFRREVLADIGGFHVALGAGTPAKGSEDTYAFTRLLLARHTMVYQPTSITWHYHRETLSELQSQLHGYGTGLVGYYAALIVHRPMLLLSLIRLVPNAIRTLRGNDTVRTATMTTFPPHLLRAELQGMRAGVPAYIRSVRQQRRKASHAG